In one Mucilaginibacter ginsenosidivorax genomic region, the following are encoded:
- a CDS encoding SusC/RagA family TonB-linked outer membrane protein has product MRKNYSKKYVLLCAFLMMSVMAFAQTGSIKGKVLDETNAPLPGAAVTIDGTTIGATTDGNGSYTITGVKTGNVTVTAKFLGYVALKKVVTVGSTAVEVNFSLKPDNQNLNEVVVVGYGTQKKKDLTGSVTSISAKDFNQGPVTTPEQLITGKVAGVQITSNSGAPGSGSTIRIRGGASLNASNDPLIVIDGIPLANTSISGVSNPLSLINPNDIESYNILKDASATAIYGSRASNGVIIITTKKGKGDKDVHINFDSKTALSKITKEVSVLTADQFRTAVKTQSPGQANLLGTANTDWQSLIYRPAYTYDNNLSITGGIKGVPYRLSIGYLDQDGIVKTDNLKRTTAAFNISHDFLRGSLKVDLNLKGSYTDSHFAAGAIGNAIGFDPTQPVYSNDKTKFGGYFEWLDSSGNPNTLAPRNPVGLLNEQDAQGKGKRGIGTLSLNYVFPFLKELQASATFGGDLSDGDGYTFIPASAASNFTQGGSYSKYFNENYTYNTDYYLKYSKDLKDIKSHVDIQAGYSYQYFSTYFRGSQQYKADKTTPVGTPSLPSWGEYYIESPFARLNYSFNDKYLLTASIRDDRSSRFSDLHRNGYFPSVAFAWRAKEESFLKSVDVLSDLKFRVSYGITGQQDIGTGLSKYFPYLAIYEPSNSAAQYQFGNAFVNTLRSDAYNADIKWEQTATVNAGLDFGFLNGRINGSIDLYNKKTKDLLIFTPIPAGTNLSNYITANIGNLTTKGVDFNINFIAIDSKDINWTLGYNVTLNQRKITNISLTGDPNQTIAVTGIPGGVGNTIGLFKAGQNPGAFYVYQQVYDQNGLPLEGVYVDRNKNGSSVDDKYLYKQSDPKVFMGFNSNFTYKKWNLGFSARANLGNYLYNAQSAANGAYAGVKFAGYLGNLPSSVLQTQFQQYQLYSDYYVENASFLRMDYATLGYTFGTLGKHNLRASFNVSNVFVITKYKGLDPEINGGVDNNFYPRPRVYTLGLNLSL; this is encoded by the coding sequence CCCCTGCCCGGCGCCGCCGTTACTATTGATGGCACAACCATAGGTGCAACTACCGATGGTAACGGTAGCTACACTATTACCGGTGTTAAGACCGGGAACGTTACCGTAACCGCTAAATTTTTAGGTTATGTGGCTTTAAAGAAAGTTGTAACGGTGGGTAGTACTGCTGTAGAAGTTAACTTTTCATTAAAACCCGACAATCAAAACCTTAATGAAGTAGTTGTGGTAGGTTACGGTACCCAAAAGAAGAAAGACCTTACAGGTTCGGTAACCTCAATCTCGGCCAAGGATTTTAACCAGGGCCCGGTAACCACACCTGAGCAATTAATTACCGGTAAAGTTGCCGGTGTACAAATCACCTCAAACAGCGGTGCGCCAGGCTCTGGTAGTACAATACGCATACGGGGTGGTGCATCTTTAAATGCATCAAATGACCCTTTAATTGTAATTGACGGAATACCATTGGCCAATACCAGCATTAGTGGCGTTTCAAACCCTTTGAGCTTAATAAACCCTAATGATATCGAATCATACAATATCCTTAAAGATGCATCGGCAACAGCAATTTACGGTTCACGGGCATCAAATGGTGTAATTATTATTACCACCAAAAAGGGTAAAGGTGATAAAGATGTACACATCAATTTTGATTCAAAAACCGCGCTTTCAAAAATAACCAAAGAAGTAAGCGTGTTGACAGCCGATCAGTTCCGTACTGCGGTTAAAACCCAAAGCCCTGGTCAGGCTAATTTGTTGGGCACTGCCAATACCGACTGGCAAAGCCTCATTTACCGCCCGGCTTATACTTATGATAATAACCTGAGCATTACCGGTGGTATAAAAGGTGTTCCATACCGCCTATCAATTGGTTATTTAGACCAGGACGGTATCGTCAAAACGGATAATTTAAAAAGGACAACAGCTGCGTTCAACATTAGTCATGACTTTTTGCGTGGAAGCTTAAAGGTCGATTTGAATTTGAAAGGTTCATACACCGATAGTCATTTTGCAGCAGGGGCCATTGGTAACGCTATTGGCTTCGACCCTACCCAGCCCGTTTACTCAAATGACAAAACCAAATTTGGTGGTTATTTTGAGTGGTTAGATAGCAGCGGCAATCCAAACACCCTTGCACCACGTAACCCTGTAGGCCTGTTGAACGAACAGGACGCGCAAGGTAAAGGCAAAAGGGGTATTGGTACTTTATCTTTAAACTATGTATTCCCATTCCTGAAAGAATTACAGGCCAGCGCAACTTTTGGCGGCGATTTATCTGATGGGGATGGTTATACTTTTATACCAGCTTCAGCAGCCTCAAACTTTACCCAGGGTGGTTCATACTCCAAATACTTTAATGAAAATTATACTTATAATACCGATTATTATTTAAAGTATTCAAAAGACCTTAAAGACATTAAAAGCCATGTTGATATACAAGCTGGCTACTCATACCAATACTTTAGTACATATTTTCGCGGAAGCCAGCAATATAAAGCTGATAAAACCACTCCGGTTGGTACACCAAGCCTTCCTTCATGGGGCGAGTATTATATCGAATCGCCTTTTGCCCGCTTAAACTATTCATTTAACGACAAATATTTGTTAACCGCCAGCATCAGGGACGACCGTTCATCGCGCTTCTCAGACTTGCACCGTAACGGTTACTTCCCTTCGGTTGCATTTGCGTGGCGCGCTAAAGAAGAATCGTTTTTAAAAAGTGTTGATGTTTTATCCGACCTGAAATTCAGGGTTAGTTACGGTATTACCGGGCAACAGGATATTGGTACCGGCCTTAGCAAATACTTTCCGTACCTGGCTATTTACGAACCCAGCAATAGCGCAGCTCAATACCAATTTGGCAATGCATTCGTGAATACATTACGCTCTGATGCTTATAATGCCGACATCAAGTGGGAGCAAACAGCCACTGTGAACGCCGGCCTTGATTTTGGATTCCTTAACGGCAGGATCAACGGAAGCATCGACCTTTACAACAAAAAAACAAAGGATCTGTTAATATTTACCCCAATACCGGCAGGTACTAATTTAAGCAACTATATAACTGCAAACATTGGTAACCTAACCACCAAGGGTGTTGATTTTAACATCAATTTCATTGCTATCGATTCAAAAGATATCAACTGGACATTGGGTTACAACGTTACGCTTAACCAGCGTAAAATCACCAATATTTCCTTAACGGGAGATCCTAATCAAACAATCGCGGTAACAGGCATCCCTGGTGGCGTGGGTAATACTATTGGTTTGTTCAAAGCGGGCCAAAACCCCGGGGCGTTTTACGTGTACCAACAAGTTTATGATCAAAACGGGCTTCCTTTAGAAGGCGTTTATGTTGACAGGAATAAAAATGGTAGCAGTGTTGATGATAAATACCTGTACAAACAGTCGGATCCAAAAGTATTTATGGGTTTCAACTCTAATTTTACTTACAAAAAGTGGAATTTAGGGTTTAGTGCACGGGCCAACCTGGGCAACTATTTATACAATGCGCAATCTGCTGCAAACGGCGCTTATGCCGGTGTAAAATTCGCGGGCTACCTGGGCAACTTACCTTCAAGTGTATTACAAACTCAGTTTCAACAATACCAGTTATACTCTGACTATTACGTAGAAAATGCTTCATTCCTGCGTATGGACTATGCTACTTTGGGCTACACCTTTGGTACCCTTGGTAAACACAACCTTAGGGCATCATTCAACGTATCTAATGTATTTGTAATAACCAAATACAAAGGGCTTGATCCTGAAATAAATGGCGGTGTTGACAATAACTTTTATCCGCGCCCAAGAGTTTATACCCTTGGCTTAAACCTGAGCTTATAA
- a CDS encoding RagB/SusD family nutrient uptake outer membrane protein, whose protein sequence is MRKRNLTWLMTIVVIGLSVTVTSCKKDLTPKGALTTDQVYANFANYKGVLAKLYSSFALSGQAGPAGNPDISGIDEGFGNYLREYYNMQELTTDEAAIVWNDGTIHSLHNMTWNSGNEFITAMYNRIFYVVALNNEFIRQTTDAKLAGNGITGDNLAKAKQYRAEARFLRALAYWHAIDLFGSVPFVTENDVVGVFFPKQKSRAEIFAYIESELKAAEADMGAPRFEYGRADQAAADMLLAKLYLNAKVYTGTDRSTDAITYAKKVIADGYSLEPNFKNLFLADNNKSNEIIFPITFDGLHTTGYGGITYLIHAPVGGNMKAADFGINGGWAGIRTTKQYVSLFTDNSGNTDKRAVFFTDGQNLEINDEYTFTDGYAIQKFRNVTSTGAVGSDITGNFPDTDFPMFRLADAYLIYAEAVLRGGTGGDLVTALTYVNLVRTRAYGGSATGNITAPQLTLDFILNERGREFLFEMHRRTDLIRFGKFAGGDYIWAWKGGVKAGTSVSTDLNLMPIPSADIVNNPTLKQNPGYK, encoded by the coding sequence ATGAGAAAGAGAAATTTAACATGGCTGATGACTATCGTAGTGATAGGACTGTCGGTTACTGTGACATCTTGCAAAAAAGACCTTACGCCAAAGGGGGCTTTAACCACCGACCAGGTTTACGCCAACTTTGCCAACTACAAAGGAGTACTGGCCAAACTTTACTCGTCATTTGCACTAAGTGGGCAGGCTGGCCCGGCTGGCAACCCTGATATTTCGGGTATCGACGAAGGTTTTGGTAACTACCTGCGCGAGTATTACAACATGCAGGAGTTAACTACAGATGAAGCCGCTATTGTTTGGAACGATGGTACCATTCATAGCCTGCATAACATGACCTGGAATTCTGGTAACGAATTCATAACAGCCATGTACAACCGTATATTTTACGTAGTAGCTTTAAACAACGAGTTTATACGCCAAACTACTGATGCTAAATTGGCCGGCAACGGCATTACCGGCGATAACCTTGCAAAAGCAAAACAGTACCGCGCCGAAGCCCGCTTTTTAAGGGCATTGGCTTACTGGCATGCAATTGACCTTTTTGGTTCGGTACCGTTTGTAACAGAGAACGACGTTGTTGGTGTATTTTTCCCAAAACAAAAATCACGCGCCGAAATTTTTGCTTACATAGAAAGCGAATTAAAAGCAGCCGAAGCTGATATGGGTGCCCCTCGTTTTGAATACGGACGCGCAGATCAGGCTGCTGCCGATATGCTTTTAGCAAAATTATACCTTAATGCTAAAGTTTACACCGGTACAGACAGAAGCACCGACGCAATAACTTATGCAAAAAAAGTAATTGCTGATGGCTACTCATTGGAGCCTAATTTCAAAAATCTGTTCCTCGCCGATAACAACAAATCAAACGAAATAATTTTCCCTATAACATTTGATGGCTTGCATACAACCGGCTACGGAGGTATTACTTACCTTATTCACGCACCTGTGGGCGGGAATATGAAAGCTGCTGATTTTGGTATCAACGGAGGTTGGGCAGGTATACGTACTACTAAACAATACGTAAGCTTATTTACTGATAACAGCGGTAACACAGATAAAAGAGCTGTATTTTTTACTGATGGGCAAAACCTTGAAATTAATGACGAGTACACGTTTACCGATGGTTATGCCATTCAAAAATTCAGGAACGTAACTTCCACAGGTGCAGTTGGCTCAGACATAACAGGTAACTTCCCTGATACCGATTTCCCAATGTTCCGCTTGGCCGATGCTTATTTGATTTATGCCGAAGCTGTTTTACGCGGCGGTACAGGTGGCGATTTGGTTACAGCGTTAACCTATGTGAACCTGGTACGTACCAGGGCTTACGGTGGCAGCGCGACAGGCAATATTACTGCCCCACAACTTACGCTTGATTTTATTTTAAACGAAAGAGGCCGCGAGTTCCTGTTTGAAATGCACAGAAGGACAGATTTGATCCGCTTTGGCAAATTTGCCGGTGGTGATTATATCTGGGCCTGGAAAGGTGGAGTAAAAGCCGGAACAAGTGTATCTACCGATCTTAACCTGATGCCAATTCCATCAGCAGATATAGTTAACAACCCTACTTTAAAACAAAATCCGGGTTATAAATAG
- a CDS encoding SusE domain-containing protein — protein sequence MKRLLTKILAISSLGLLLLPSCKKDETRVVANVGKAGTLAATSTAPVLSKDHATDVAVTFSWPATSVTGYSAKVSYTLQMDVKGGSFKSTKLTEVALSGTTQSYTVGSLNAILLTMALSYDNTTDLEVRVKSAIAANSISYTNVLTLTVKPYKLASYVYVPGAYQGWSPATADSLKSPNSDNIYDGFIAFTPGNLEFKITPKKTWDVAYGDAGSGKVSTSGGNLSVPSAGLYALHLDLNADKMTFTATKQIWAVIGDATPGGWSDDTDMTYDAGTKTYVVTVALVGGKQFKFRFNHGWDVNLGGPTSGLTQNGPNIDVAASGNYKIVLDANANTYTITKL from the coding sequence ATGAAAAGACTTTTAACCAAAATTTTAGCGATAAGCAGCCTCGGGCTATTATTGCTGCCATCCTGTAAAAAGGATGAAACAAGGGTTGTTGCAAACGTTGGTAAGGCAGGTACATTAGCGGCTACATCTACCGCTCCTGTGTTGTCAAAAGATCATGCAACTGATGTTGCAGTTACTTTTTCATGGCCCGCCACTTCGGTTACAGGGTATAGTGCAAAAGTAAGCTACACCCTGCAAATGGATGTAAAAGGCGGCAGTTTTAAATCAACCAAGCTAACTGAGGTTGCTTTAAGCGGAACTACGCAGTCATACACCGTTGGCAGTTTAAACGCAATATTGCTTACTATGGCACTATCTTATGATAACACTACCGATCTGGAAGTGCGCGTTAAATCTGCTATTGCAGCTAACTCAATATCGTACACAAACGTGCTTACATTAACGGTAAAGCCTTACAAACTTGCCAGCTACGTATATGTACCCGGTGCTTACCAGGGATGGAGCCCGGCAACCGCCGATAGCTTAAAATCGCCAAACAGCGATAATATTTACGATGGCTTTATAGCTTTCACCCCAGGTAATCTTGAGTTTAAAATTACACCTAAAAAAACATGGGATGTAGCCTATGGCGATGCGGGCAGTGGCAAGGTGAGTACCTCTGGTGGCAACTTATCTGTTCCGTCGGCCGGTTTATATGCCCTGCATCTTGACTTGAACGCAGATAAAATGACGTTTACCGCTACCAAACAAATATGGGCTGTTATTGGCGATGCTACACCAGGCGGCTGGAGCGATGATACCGATATGACCTATGATGCAGGAACAAAAACTTATGTTGTTACCGTTGCCCTTGTTGGTGGTAAACAGTTCAAATTCAGGTTTAATCATGGTTGGGATGTTAATCTTGGTGGCCCAACTTCCGGCCTTACCCAAAACGGTCCAAACATTGATGTGGCTGCAAGCGGCAACTACAAAATAGTACTTGATGCCAACGCAAATACTTATACCATTACAAAACTATAA
- a CDS encoding citrate synthase, giving the protein MSETAQLKIGDKTFELPVIEGTEGEKAIDISKLRDQSGYVTLDIGYKNTGATKSAITFLDGEKGILKYRGYSIEQLAENASFIEVAYLLIYGELPKEQELADFQYQISRHTLVHEDMKKFFDGFPSKSHPMGQLSSLIGALAAFNPESLKPGLSAGEVNLEIMKLLAKMSTVVSWIYKKSLGHPVVYPQNKYDYVTNFLYMTFAERTEDYKVDRVVVDVMNKLLILHADHEQNCSTSTVRIVGSSDANLYASISAGISALWGPLHGGANQAVIEMLEKIKNDGGDTDKWIAKAKDKNDPFRLMGFGHRVYKNFDPRAKIIKKACDDILEKLGINDEVLEIAKKLEEVALKDPYFVERKLYPNVDFYSGIIYRALGFPTEMFTVLFALGRLPGWIAQWKEMKANKEPIGRPRQIYTGDTDREYKDIKER; this is encoded by the coding sequence ATGTCGGAAACAGCACAGCTAAAAATTGGTGATAAAACATTTGAACTCCCGGTAATTGAGGGTACAGAAGGCGAAAAAGCGATAGATATTTCAAAACTAAGAGATCAAAGCGGTTACGTAACGCTGGATATCGGCTACAAAAACACAGGTGCTACCAAAAGCGCTATTACTTTTTTGGATGGCGAAAAAGGCATCCTTAAATATCGTGGCTACTCTATTGAGCAGTTGGCCGAAAATGCCAGTTTTATTGAGGTAGCTTACCTTCTGATATACGGCGAATTACCAAAAGAACAGGAGTTGGCCGATTTTCAATATCAGATAAGCCGCCATACCCTGGTTCATGAGGATATGAAAAAGTTTTTTGATGGCTTTCCGTCAAAATCACATCCTATGGGCCAGTTGTCGTCGTTAATTGGTGCATTGGCTGCTTTTAACCCCGAATCATTGAAGCCCGGTTTATCTGCCGGGGAAGTGAACCTGGAGATTATGAAACTGCTGGCAAAAATGAGCACAGTAGTATCATGGATTTACAAAAAGTCATTAGGCCACCCGGTTGTGTATCCTCAAAACAAATACGACTACGTTACAAACTTCCTGTACATGACGTTTGCCGAGCGTACAGAAGATTATAAAGTTGACAGGGTAGTGGTAGACGTAATGAACAAATTACTAATACTACATGCCGATCACGAGCAAAACTGCTCAACGTCAACAGTTCGTATCGTAGGTTCATCAGATGCTAATTTATATGCCTCTATTTCGGCAGGTATTTCTGCACTGTGGGGCCCGCTGCATGGTGGCGCCAACCAGGCCGTGATAGAAATGCTGGAGAAAATTAAAAATGATGGGGGAGATACCGATAAATGGATAGCCAAGGCAAAAGATAAAAACGATCCTTTCCGTTTAATGGGCTTTGGCCACCGGGTGTATAAAAATTTCGACCCGAGGGCTAAGATCATTAAGAAAGCCTGTGATGATATATTAGAAAAATTAGGCATCAATGACGAGGTACTGGAGATAGCCAAAAAACTGGAAGAAGTTGCCCTGAAAGATCCATATTTTGTTGAGCGCAAGTTATACCCTAACGTTGATTTTTACTCGGGCATTATTTACCGGGCATTAGGTTTCCCAACAGAAATGTTTACCGTGCTGTTTGCCCTTGGACGCTTACCAGGCTGGATAGCCCAATGGAAAGAGATGAAAGCCAACAAAGAACCCATTGGCCGCCCGCGACAGATTTATACAGGCGATACCGACAGAGAGTATAAGGATATAAAAGAACGGTAG
- a CDS encoding PAS domain-containing hybrid sensor histidine kinase/response regulator: MSLKVKTVLIIQNDETIYRLLLIGLFIASPSLHYLCYYNSYDPIWLRFINSFLCIISLGLSFVTNKTIYTVSTYVTIFSFLIINNYFLLSINGFEHAYLFSSITIFIALTLFCKKGWEFVVICGLNLLAIIAAYINAPQLNISLPVLVVLIIIFTIIAYVSFLVVKAYQYRLKNAVDKMVNLNNNLHSLIGSFNDMVFEFDETRLCLNVWYNELIERSADPKALLGKRLEEALPPDRAKKYIDCLDYVIANRLPMSIEFVSDYGTNQWFRCNMMPIYDRNGNYTGRISAALIDISEQKKNADALKANEALLLEAQAISKTGNWWYDSITAETYWSDNLFSLLEIESIPANISKFHYYISLIHPDDRKNAEAYLSSVHHTTLAQFEHKFITPKGTLKYIKIIRGNLLQADDGSSKRIFGVLQDITEAKLSEKAVKVSQVELMEAQTIAKIGNWKWNLATNLLSWSEELNIIHEVSAPDLLGVKQMSLLLKYVHPNDRHVLKQLLRKPENLKDISQEYRIITPNGNIKYLSVIIGKLMKRDDGSIRKIIGTLQDVTERKQAELDYRQSESKYKLVLETINLAAVTLDKNGNVIFCNKYLTKLLGYSQAEIVGMNWMDNFIPHDLKNFMHNWFKNNAVEAHFINPIICRNGEERVMSWQNTIILDENGDLRETTSIGEDITEQQKARQELIWAKEVAEKASKFKSEFLSIMSHEIRTPMNAVIGTTNLLLSENPRPEQLEYLNTLKFSGENLLAIINDILDYNKIEAGKLELNKSPFNLHQLIHKIKQSFHPRVAEKHLSLDVVIDESIPEMVTGDNMRLSQVLNNLVSNAVKFTHIGGVSIKLEKEMISNTVVTVKFTVTDTGIGISPDSFDIVFDPFMQDKQVINNDYGGTGLGLAITKRLVELHNSTISVTSELGKGTSFIFAIAFNIAPKTIGHQAVTPAVAGLTFSLTGMNILVVDDNKMNLMIATRFLRKWNASADEALNGEIAVNMVNNNKYNLIIMDLQMPVMDGFEATAIIKKLHPHMPIIALTADAMPETYNKALEAGMSDYLTKPFAPEALFEKAAKYYHPAVNVNQ; encoded by the coding sequence ATGTCGTTGAAAGTTAAAACAGTATTAATAATCCAAAACGACGAAACAATTTACCGGTTATTGCTTATCGGCTTATTTATTGCAAGCCCATCACTACACTACCTTTGTTATTATAACTCATATGATCCTATTTGGTTGAGGTTTATTAATAGTTTTTTGTGTATTATATCCCTTGGTTTATCTTTTGTCACCAACAAAACCATTTATACGGTAAGTACTTACGTCACAATTTTTTCCTTCCTGATCATTAACAACTACTTTTTACTAAGCATAAACGGGTTTGAGCACGCGTATCTTTTTAGTTCTATCACCATATTTATAGCCCTTACTTTGTTTTGTAAAAAAGGCTGGGAGTTTGTTGTTATATGCGGGCTTAACCTGCTGGCAATTATAGCCGCGTATATTAATGCCCCGCAGCTAAATATTTCCCTGCCAGTTCTGGTGGTGCTTATTATCATTTTTACCATTATAGCTTATGTATCTTTTCTTGTTGTTAAGGCCTATCAATACAGGCTAAAAAACGCGGTAGATAAAATGGTTAATCTGAATAATAACCTTCACTCGCTTATCGGCTCATTTAACGATATGGTATTTGAGTTTGATGAAACCAGGCTTTGCCTTAACGTTTGGTATAACGAACTTATTGAACGCTCGGCCGATCCTAAAGCACTCCTTGGCAAACGACTTGAGGAGGCACTACCACCAGACAGGGCAAAAAAGTATATTGATTGCCTTGATTACGTGATAGCAAACCGTTTACCTATGTCTATTGAATTTGTGTCTGATTACGGTACAAACCAATGGTTTAGGTGTAATATGATGCCTATTTATGATCGTAATGGAAATTATACAGGCCGAATATCTGCCGCATTGATTGATATATCTGAGCAAAAGAAAAACGCAGATGCATTAAAAGCCAACGAGGCACTACTACTTGAGGCGCAGGCTATATCAAAAACCGGTAACTGGTGGTATGACAGCATTACAGCCGAAACCTATTGGTCGGACAATTTGTTCAGCCTGCTCGAAATTGAAAGCATCCCTGCCAACATCAGCAAATTTCATTATTATATCAGTCTCATTCACCCCGATGATCGCAAAAATGCTGAAGCTTACCTTTCGAGTGTTCATCACACAACGTTGGCACAGTTTGAACACAAGTTTATTACACCAAAAGGCACGTTAAAATACATCAAAATAATTCGTGGTAACCTGTTGCAGGCCGATGATGGCAGCAGCAAAAGAATTTTTGGAGTATTACAGGATATAACCGAAGCCAAATTGTCCGAAAAAGCGGTAAAAGTTAGTCAGGTTGAACTGATGGAGGCCCAAACCATAGCTAAAATAGGTAACTGGAAATGGAACCTGGCTACAAACCTGCTTAGCTGGTCGGAGGAATTGAATATTATCCACGAAGTTTCGGCCCCTGACCTGCTCGGGGTAAAACAGATGAGCCTGTTATTAAAGTATGTTCATCCAAATGACAGGCATGTTTTAAAACAATTACTCAGAAAACCCGAAAATTTAAAAGATATATCGCAAGAGTATCGCATAATTACACCCAATGGTAATATAAAATACCTAAGTGTAATTATAGGTAAGTTAATGAAGCGCGACGATGGCAGCATCCGTAAAATCATTGGCACACTACAGGATGTAACCGAACGCAAACAAGCCGAATTGGATTACCGGCAATCGGAAAGCAAATACAAGTTGGTTTTGGAAACCATCAACCTGGCGGCAGTTACTTTAGATAAAAACGGCAACGTGATTTTTTGCAATAAATACCTTACCAAACTGCTTGGTTACTCACAGGCTGAAATTGTTGGTATGAACTGGATGGATAATTTTATACCGCACGATTTAAAAAACTTCATGCACAACTGGTTTAAAAACAATGCTGTTGAAGCCCATTTTATTAACCCTATTATTTGCCGAAACGGCGAGGAAAGGGTGATGAGCTGGCAAAACACTATTATTCTTGACGAAAACGGCGACCTGAGAGAAACCACCAGCATAGGCGAAGACATAACCGAACAACAAAAAGCACGACAGGAGTTGATCTGGGCTAAAGAAGTAGCCGAGAAAGCATCAAAATTCAAATCGGAGTTTTTATCGATCATGAGTCATGAGATACGCACCCCGATGAATGCGGTTATTGGCACTACCAATTTATTGCTCTCAGAAAATCCACGGCCCGAACAACTGGAGTACCTGAACACACTAAAATTCTCGGGCGAGAACTTGCTGGCCATCATCAATGATATTTTAGATTACAATAAAATTGAGGCAGGCAAACTTGAGCTTAACAAATCGCCGTTCAACCTCCATCAACTTATCCATAAAATAAAGCAATCTTTTCATCCCCGGGTTGCCGAAAAGCACTTATCCCTGGATGTTGTAATTGACGAGAGTATACCAGAAATGGTAACCGGCGACAACATGCGCTTAAGCCAGGTATTAAACAACCTGGTAAGCAATGCTGTAAAATTTACCCATATTGGCGGTGTTAGCATTAAGCTGGAAAAAGAAATGATAAGTAATACGGTAGTTACCGTTAAGTTTACCGTAACCGATACCGGGATAGGCATCAGTCCTGACAGCTTTGATATTGTTTTTGATCCGTTTATGCAGGATAAGCAGGTAATTAATAACGATTATGGGGGTACCGGCCTGGGCCTGGCCATTACCAAACGCCTGGTTGAGCTGCACAACAGCACCATATCTGTTACAAGCGAACTGGGTAAAGGTACATCCTTTATATTCGCCATTGCCTTTAATATAGCTCCAAAAACCATCGGCCATCAAGCGGTGACACCAGCCGTGGCCGGCCTTACATTTAGCCTTACCGGGATGAACATATTGGTGGTTGATGACAATAAGATGAACCTGATGATTGCCACGCGCTTTTTGAGGAAATGGAATGCCAGTGCCGATGAAGCATTAAACGGCGAAATAGCTGTAAACATGGTAAACAACAACAAATACAACCTAATTATTATGGATTTGCAGATGCCGGTAATGGATGGGTTTGAAGCTACGGCTATTATCAAAAAGTTGCATCCGCATATGCCTATCATTGCCCTAACGGCAGATGCAATGCCGGAAACTTATAACAAGGCGCTTGAAGCTGGCATGAGCGATTACCTTACCAAACCTTTTGCACCCGAAGCTTTATTTGAAAAAGCAGCAAAATATTACCACCCGGCAGTTAACGTCAATCAGTAA
- a CDS encoding DUF3347 domain-containing protein encodes MKIVNRISVLATLAAISACSQPAKQRELAKTDAAAVKVVDAKIADTANTTHVFSAYIALKDQFLKSDVARIKAAASALENKLIGIKGCSETATLARKIVTTDDIKDQRAAFLTLSNDVIALVKGSKIKTAAIYVDYCPMADSGNGGYWLSLDKKIQNPYFPEQMKECGSVKEKMN; translated from the coding sequence ATGAAAATTGTAAACCGTATTTCTGTTCTTGCCACGCTGGCGGCCATATCGGCATGTAGCCAACCTGCAAAGCAGCGGGAGCTTGCTAAAACCGATGCCGCCGCTGTAAAAGTAGTAGATGCAAAAATTGCGGATACTGCTAATACGACCCATGTTTTTTCTGCTTATATCGCGCTTAAAGACCAGTTCCTGAAATCGGATGTAGCCCGGATTAAGGCAGCGGCTTCGGCACTTGAAAATAAACTTATAGGTATTAAAGGCTGCTCGGAAACGGCTACCCTGGCCCGGAAAATTGTTACAACCGATGATATCAAAGATCAGCGGGCTGCATTTTTAACCTTAAGTAATGATGTAATTGCCCTGGTAAAAGGGAGTAAAATAAAAACTGCCGCTATTTATGTTGATTATTGCCCTATGGCTGATAGCGGTAACGGTGGCTACTGGCTTTCGTTAGATAAAAAAATACAAAATCCTTATTTCCCGGAACAGATGAAAGAGTGCGGATCTGTTAAGGAAAAGATGAATTAA